In a single window of the Campylobacter hyointestinalis subsp. lawsonii genome:
- a CDS encoding iron transporter: MKKIFSGMLALSLAAVLSMAAEQPIGEPIEKNGMEIAAVYLQPIDMEPKGIDLAPSLADIHLEADIHAVQGNANGFGEGEWIPYLKIAYTLKNLDNGKVINGTLMPMVASDGPHYGANLKMTSGVGNYELTFHIDNPSTQGFGRHADKATGVAKWWAPFDAKYTFKYTGAPKE; encoded by the coding sequence ATGAAAAAAATATTTTCAGGAATGTTGGCTTTAAGCCTTGCAGCAGTTTTATCTATGGCGGCAGAACAACCAATTGGTGAGCCTATAGAAAAAAATGGTATGGAAATAGCAGCAGTTTATCTTCAACCTATTGATATGGAGCCAAAAGGTATCGACCTAGCTCCTAGCCTAGCAGATATCCACCTTGAAGCAGATATCCACGCAGTACAAGGCAATGCAAATGGTTTTGGCGAGGGTGAGTGGATACCATATCTTAAGATAGCTTATACGCTTAAAAATTTAGATAATGGCAAAGTTATAAACGGAACTCTTATGCCTATGGTAGCAAGCGATGGTCCTCATTATGGCGCGAACTTAAAAATGACTTCTGGTGTTGGTAACTACGAGCTTACATTTCATATAGACAATCCAAGCACACAAGGTTTTGGACGTCACGCAGACAAAGCGACAGGCGTTGCAAAATGGTGGGCTCCTTTTGATGCAAAATATACATTTAAATATACAGGCGCTCCAAAGGAATAA
- a CDS encoding Fe-S-containing protein, giving the protein MTIFFYQVVLALFGPSFILAFIDHEKHIKNILLPSIFGLCFGLFVFELFKISINTDSGKIIFDALCIIMLLLTPICIKFKNSYFSNIFSFFLAFGYGYEYGFISMNFMVFAGDLLDSLSLSNLFMVSLALLSLISVYFVSRAILKNTPNLFRYIFLYILVILCLADRVSFLTLSLMQDGLVGAYSNLLSVVAKTIYFNSFLPVVLSILLMLLALIHLFWLPKKIDKKDIVLYRINIAKRTAYFRMVTFCFLTCFLISFFSLFYLLVSSKPPKISEPTLVEPVRGEFKFDANLVMDYNLHRFAYITDDGHEVRFFLVNRFKDKLAPVAVFDACAICGDMGYIKSGDNLICISCNVRIFLPSVGKPGGCNPIPFEYKFDGKEISINLKTIEKGATFFSKIVKKEVTDPVSKNKILNDSKFTYVYYGKTYFFEDEKNQAEFEAYPENYVTTDGLLKENK; this is encoded by the coding sequence ATGACGATATTTTTTTATCAAGTGGTTTTGGCTCTGTTTGGACCAAGCTTTATCCTTGCGTTTATAGATCACGAAAAACATATAAAAAACATACTTTTACCATCTATTTTCGGGCTTTGCTTTGGACTTTTTGTATTTGAACTTTTTAAAATATCTATAAACACCGATAGTGGCAAGATCATTTTTGATGCTCTTTGTATAATTATGCTTTTACTAACTCCTATTTGTATCAAATTTAAAAACTCATACTTTTCAAATATATTTAGCTTTTTCTTAGCGTTTGGATACGGCTATGAGTATGGATTTATAAGTATGAACTTTATGGTGTTTGCAGGAGATCTGCTAGATAGTCTTAGTTTAAGCAATCTTTTTATGGTTAGTTTAGCTTTACTATCGCTCATATCTGTTTATTTTGTATCAAGAGCTATTTTAAAAAATACCCCAAATTTATTTAGATATATATTTTTATATATATTAGTAATCTTGTGTTTAGCCGATAGAGTCTCATTTTTAACTCTTAGCTTGATGCAAGATGGTTTAGTGGGAGCGTATTCAAATTTACTTAGCGTCGTGGCAAAAACTATCTATTTTAATAGTTTTTTACCAGTCGTTTTGTCTATTTTGCTTATGCTTTTGGCTTTAATTCATCTATTTTGGTTACCAAAAAAGATAGACAAAAAAGATATCGTTTTATATAGGATAAATATCGCTAAAAGAACGGCGTATTTTAGAATGGTAACATTTTGCTTTTTAACATGTTTTTTGATCTCATTTTTTAGTTTGTTTTATCTCTTAGTGTCTTCAAAACCACCTAAGATCAGCGAACCAACCTTAGTAGAACCAGTCCGCGGCGAGTTTAAATTTGATGCAAATTTGGTTATGGATTATAATCTTCATAGATTTGCTTACATAACAGATGACGGCCATGAAGTGAGATTTTTCTTAGTAAATCGTTTTAAAGATAAACTAGCTCCAGTAGCTGTTTTTGATGCGTGTGCGATATGTGGCGATATGGGTTATATCAAAAGCGGCGACAATCTCATCTGCATAAGTTGCAATGTCCGTATATTTCTACCAAGCGTAGGAAAACCAGGCGGTTGCAATCCTATACCATTTGAGTATAAATTTGATGGAAAAGAGATTAGTATAAATTTAAAAACCATAGAAAAAGGCGCTACATTTTTTTCTAAGATCGTTAAAAAAGAAGTCACTGATCCAGTGAGCAAAAATAAGATTTTGAACGATTCTAAATTTACTTATGTTTATTATGGCAAGACGTATTTTTTTGAAGATGAGAAAAATCAAGCCGAATTTGAAGCATACCCTGAAAATTACGTTACCACAGATGGCTTGCTTAAGGAGAATAAATAA
- a CDS encoding ABC transporter permease, producing MFIKIISSSILHSQGSKMLAFLTIFLSVTLIACMLNITLNIGDQVARELRSYGSNIVVLPKSQNLSIEIGGKEFLPLKNEDYLKESDLHKIKEIFWRNNITAFAPFLNLKIDGFDVVGTYFDKNINVSDEPDFKSGVESLYPFWVVDGRYPKDDSMSEVLAGDGLGLKVGDALKLGDINAQVVGVLHSSEHESKKIIASLKLAQSLANKPNLIDKAEVSAMSIPENDLSLKARRDLDSLDSVAYDKWYCSAYVSSIAYQISEEYPNATAKAVLSVSETQSGITKKIQSLMWVASVLSLIVSSICITSLMVSEINRRKKEIGLLKALGATNFIIYMQFVAEIFAVCICASLLGSLAGYALSFVLSYQIFGSFAGISIIVLPLSIFFGFLISVFGSILPLKSVINLLPAEVLYGRK from the coding sequence ATGTTTATAAAGATCATTAGCTCGTCTATTTTACACTCGCAAGGTAGTAAAATGTTAGCGTTTTTGACCATATTTTTATCCGTAACACTTATAGCTTGTATGTTAAATATCACTTTAAATATAGGCGATCAAGTCGCTCGTGAGCTAAGGAGTTATGGCTCAAATATAGTAGTGCTTCCAAAATCTCAAAATCTTAGCATAGAGATAGGGGGCAAAGAGTTTTTACCGCTTAAAAATGAAGATTATCTTAAAGAGAGCGATCTTCATAAGATAAAAGAGATATTTTGGAGAAATAATATCACTGCATTTGCTCCGTTTTTAAATCTAAAAATAGATGGTTTTGATGTCGTAGGGACGTATTTTGATAAAAATATAAATGTAAGTGATGAACCTGATTTTAAAAGCGGAGTAGAAAGTTTGTATCCTTTTTGGGTGGTTGATGGCAGATATCCAAAAGATGATAGTATGAGCGAGGTTTTAGCCGGTGATGGACTTGGGCTAAAAGTGGGAGATGCTTTAAAACTAGGAGATATAAACGCTCAAGTCGTAGGAGTTTTGCACTCTAGTGAGCATGAAAGTAAGAAGATAATCGCTAGTTTAAAACTAGCTCAGAGCTTGGCAAATAAACCAAATTTAATAGACAAAGCAGAAGTTTCTGCGATGAGTATCCCTGAAAATGACCTTTCGCTAAAGGCAAGACGCGATCTTGATAGCTTAGATAGCGTGGCTTATGATAAGTGGTATTGTTCTGCTTATGTAAGCTCTATCGCTTATCAGATCAGCGAAGAGTATCCAAACGCTACGGCAAAAGCAGTGCTTAGCGTGAGCGAAACACAAAGCGGTATAACTAAAAAAATTCAGAGTTTAATGTGGGTAGCAAGCGTGCTATCTTTGATAGTTTCAAGTATATGTATCACTAGTCTTATGGTAAGTGAGATAAATAGACGCAAAAAAGAAATAGGGCTTTTAAAGGCTTTAGGAGCTACAAATTTTATCATTTATATGCAGTTTGTAGCCGAGATATTTGCAGTTTGTATATGCGCTTCATTACTAGGAAGTTTGGCTGGGTACGCTCTTAGCTTTGTGCTGTCTTATCAGATATTTGGAAGTTTTGCAGGTATCAGCATTATAGTTTTGCCTCTTAGTATATTTTTTGGGTTTTTGATATCTGTTTTTGGCTCTATCTTACCGCTTAAGAGCGTTATAAATTTACTTCCGGCTGAGGTGTTATATGGTAGAAAATAA